In Citrus sinensis cultivar Valencia sweet orange chromosome 2, DVS_A1.0, whole genome shotgun sequence, a single genomic region encodes these proteins:
- the LOC107174686 gene encoding MDIS1-interacting receptor like kinase 2-like gives MGISILNILILSLLLNLSHSISSDSTKEALALLKWKRSLQNQNSSLLTSWTLYPANATNVPSYSKAKLSPCAWVGISCNQAERVISINLSSMGLNGTLQEFAFSSFPHLVRLNLSFNIVFGTIPPQVGNLSELQYLDLGSNQLTGVIPQEIGHLNQLRSLYFDVNQLHGSIPPEIGQLNLINELALCHNNLHGPIPPSLGNLSNLANFYLNNNSLFDSIPLVLGNLKSLSTLDLSKNQLSGLIPFSLGNLSNLGILYLYSNSLSGHIPSVIGNLKSLLQLDLSENQLSGSIPLSLGNLSSLTVMSLFSNSLSGFIPPILGNLKSLSALGLHINQLNGVIPASIGNLSSLRLLYLYNNGLYGFVPEEIGYLKSIFELDLCTNRLSGAIPHSISNLTELVLVNICENHFFGPIPKSLRNLTSLERVRFNQNNLSGKVYEAFGYHPNLTFLDFSQNNFYGEISFNWRNFPKLCTFNASMNNIYGSIPTEIGDLSKLQVLDLSSNHIVGEIPVQLGKLFSLTKLILNSNQLSGGIPLELGSLTELQYIDLSANKLRSWIPKSIANLLKLYYLNLSNNQFSQKIPIEVEKLIHLSELDLSYNFLDEEMPFQICNMKSLEKLNLCHNNLSGFIPRCFEGMHNLSHIDISYNELQGPIPNSTVFKDAHVEGNKGLCGNVNGFPSCKAFTTCKQASRKKWVVIMFSSLMMVILLICLIGFKVLFQQRKDSAKQ, from the coding sequence ATGGGAATATCAATCTTGAACATACTAATCCTTTCTCTTCTGTTAAATCTTTCCCATAGCATTTCTTCTGATTCTACTAAAGAAGCATTAGCTCTTCTCAAATGGAAAAGAAGCCTTCAAAACCAAAACAGCTCTTTGTTGACGTCATGGACACTTTATCCTGCTAATGCAACCAATGTTCCTTCCTACTCAAAAGCCAAACTTAGCCCTTGTGCTTGGGTTGGAATTTCTTGCAACCAAGCTGAAAGAGTCATCAGCATTAACCTCAGCTCTATGGGTTTAAATGGTACgcttcaagaatttgcattctcGTCCTTTCCTCATCTTGTGCGTCTTAACCTTAGCTTTAATATAGTCTTTGGTACCATCCCCCCTCAAGTCGGTAACCTCTCCGAGCTTCAGTATCTTGATCTAGGTAGTAATCAATTAACTGGGGTAATACCACAAGAAATTGGTCATCTAAATCAGTTGAGGAGCCTTTACTTTGATGTGAATCAGTTGCATGGCTCAATTCCACCAGAAATAGGTCAGTTAAATCTTATTAATGAGCTTGCCTTGTGTCATAACAATTTACATGGTCCTATTCCTCCTTCTCTAGGTAACTTAAGCAACTTGgctaatttttatcttaataataattcacttTTTGACTCCATTCCTTTAGTTTTGGGAAATTTAAAATCTCTTTCCACTTTGGACTTGAGCAAAAATCAGCTCAGTGGCTTAATCCCATTTTCTTTAGGCAACTTAAGCAACTTGGGTATATTGTATCTTTATTCGAATTCACTTTCTGGTCATATTCCTTCGGTTATAGGAAATTTGAAGTCTCTTCTCCAACTAGACTTGAGTGAAAATCAGCTTAGTGGTTCAATCCCTCTTTCTTTGGGTAATTTAAGCAGCTTGACTGTGATGTCTCTTTTTAGTAATTCACTTTCTGGTTTCATACCTCCCATTCTAGGAAATTTGAAGTCTCTTTCGGCACTAGGTTTGCACATAAATCAACTCAATGGTGTGATTCCTGCTTCAATTGGTAATCTTAGCAGTCTAAGACTTTTATATCTTTACAACAATGGGCTCTATGGTTTTGTTCCTGAAGAAATAGGATATTTGAAGTCTATTTTTGAATTAGATCTCTGCACAAATCGTCTTAGCGGGGCCATTCCTCATTCAATTAGCAATCTCACTGAGTTGGTTTTGGTAAACATATGTGAGAACCATTTTTTTGGTCCAATCCCTAAAAGTTTGAGAAATTTAACAAGCCTAGAAAGAGTTCGTTTTAACCAAAACAATCTCTCTGGAAAGGTGTATGAAGCTTTTGGTTATCATCCAAACCTAACTTTTTTAGATTTCagccaaaataatttttacggTGAAATCTCATTTAATTGGAGAAACTTTCCAAAATTATGCACTTTCAATGCTtctatgaataatatttatgggAGCATACCAACTGAGATTGGAGACTTATCCAAATTACAAGTTCTTGACCTTTCTTCAAATCACATTGTTGGTGAAATTCCGGTGCAATTAGGGAAGTTATTTTCTCTAACTAAACTAATTCTGAATTCTAATCAACTTTCCGGAGGCATTCCTCTTGAACTTGGCTCACTAACTGAACTTCAATACATCGACTTGTCTGCAAACAAACTGAGGAGTTGGATTCCAAAAAGTATAGCCAACTTGTTGAAGCTGTACTACTTGAATCTGAGCAATAATCAGTTTAGTCAGAAAATTCCAATTGAAGTGGAAAAGTTGATTCATCTTTCAGAGTTAGATTTGAGTTACAACTTTCTTGACGAAGAGATGCCGTTCCAAATATGCAATATGAAAAGCTTGGAGAAGTTAAATTTGTGTCATAATAATCTCTCTGGGTTCATTCCAAGATGCTTTGAGGGAATGCATAACTTGTCACACATTGACATATCCTATAATGAGTTACAAGGACCAATTCCTAATAGCACAGTATTCAAAGATGCTCACGTGGAAGGGAACAAAGGATTGTGTGGCAACGTTAATGGGTTTCCATCTTGCAAAGCATTCACGACATGCAAACAAGCTTCAAGAAAGAAATGGGTTGTTATTATGTTCTCTAGTCTAATGATGGTTATTCTTTTAATCTGTCTGATTGGTTTCAAGGTTCTTTTCCAACAAAGGAAGGACTCAGCAAAACAATAG